In Sorghum bicolor cultivar BTx623 chromosome 10, Sorghum_bicolor_NCBIv3, whole genome shotgun sequence, one genomic interval encodes:
- the LOC8065354 gene encoding uncharacterized protein LOC8065354 isoform X1: MGHIAEPTGTVVIGCKVLPIFNEHGIVDSAMKKMVHRIDGKKAVARVKELLKRAAQARPHSATVSGKKWKKVLSFHARDSAAATTASKGARQQQQKQQQQVASDEISCSSGKLSFKWDVGSCSSSSSVAYSPLSLMSAPAKASEQTLLTPLRKDYCMSRLSSMSQQSMLYGGSSPKSLKNMEAEEEEAACSCRTAQWITTDSDFVVLEL; this comes from the exons ATGGGGCACATTGCTGAGCCTACCGGCACTGTGGTGATTGGCTGCAAAGTGCTGCCGATCTTCAACGAGCATGGCATTGTTGACAGTGCAATGAAGAAGATGGTGCATAGGATTGACGGCAAGAAGGCAGTTGCGCGGGTTAAGGAGCTTCTGAAACGGGCTGCCCAGGCCAGGCCTCACAGCGCCACTGTCAGTGGAAAGAAATGGAAG AAGGTTCTGAGCTTCCACGCAAGGGACAGCGCTGCAGCCACAACAGCCTCCAAGGGAGCGCGGCAACAGCaacagaagcagcagcagcaggtggcTAGCGACGAGATAAGCTGCAGCTCGGGCAAGCTGAGCTTCAAGTGGGACGTGGGCAGCTGCTCCTCGTCATCGTCAGTTGCGTATTCGCCGCTGTCGTTGATGTCAGCGCCGGCAAAGGCCTCGGAGCAGACACTGCTGACGCCGTTGAGGAAAGACTACTGCATGTCAAGGCTGTCGTCCATGAGCCAGCAGAGTATGTTGTACGGCGGCAGCAGCCCAAAGAGCTTGAAGAACATGGAAGCAGAGGAAGAGGAGGCGGCCTGCAGCTGCAGGACGGCGCAGTGGATCACCACCGATTCAGACT TTGTTGTGTTGGAGCTGTAA
- the LOC8065354 gene encoding uncharacterized protein LOC8065354 isoform X2, whose amino-acid sequence MGHIAEPTGTVVIGCKVLPIFNEHGIVDSAMKKMVHRIDGKKAVARVKELLKRAAQARPHSATVSGKKWKVLSFHARDSAAATTASKGARQQQQKQQQQVASDEISCSSGKLSFKWDVGSCSSSSSVAYSPLSLMSAPAKASEQTLLTPLRKDYCMSRLSSMSQQSMLYGGSSPKSLKNMEAEEEEAACSCRTAQWITTDSDFVVLEL is encoded by the exons ATGGGGCACATTGCTGAGCCTACCGGCACTGTGGTGATTGGCTGCAAAGTGCTGCCGATCTTCAACGAGCATGGCATTGTTGACAGTGCAATGAAGAAGATGGTGCATAGGATTGACGGCAAGAAGGCAGTTGCGCGGGTTAAGGAGCTTCTGAAACGGGCTGCCCAGGCCAGGCCTCACAGCGCCACTGTCAGTGGAAAGAAATGGAAG GTTCTGAGCTTCCACGCAAGGGACAGCGCTGCAGCCACAACAGCCTCCAAGGGAGCGCGGCAACAGCaacagaagcagcagcagcaggtggcTAGCGACGAGATAAGCTGCAGCTCGGGCAAGCTGAGCTTCAAGTGGGACGTGGGCAGCTGCTCCTCGTCATCGTCAGTTGCGTATTCGCCGCTGTCGTTGATGTCAGCGCCGGCAAAGGCCTCGGAGCAGACACTGCTGACGCCGTTGAGGAAAGACTACTGCATGTCAAGGCTGTCGTCCATGAGCCAGCAGAGTATGTTGTACGGCGGCAGCAGCCCAAAGAGCTTGAAGAACATGGAAGCAGAGGAAGAGGAGGCGGCCTGCAGCTGCAGGACGGCGCAGTGGATCACCACCGATTCAGACT TTGTTGTGTTGGAGCTGTAA